A stretch of Shewanella dokdonensis DNA encodes these proteins:
- the ubiA gene encoding 4-hydroxybenzoate octaprenyltransferase — translation MNLREKFDAYARLARIDRPIGTFLLLWPCLMALWLAAGGLPSAKVLVIFILGVFIMRACGCIINDYADRHLDTHVERTKSRPLASGEVSVKEALLLFVVLGLVAFALVLMLNPLVVKLSYIGMVLTIIYPFTKRFTNMPQMFLGVVWSWSIPMAYAAQTGAVPAEAWWLFAANWFWTIAYDTMYAMVDRDDDLKVGIKSTAILFGKYDRQIIGLFQLAALTCFMTAGFVADRGLMYLIGLLAFIGFSLYQQRLIFGRERAPCLKAFLNNNWAGMALFLALGMDYLMGVAI, via the coding sequence ATGAATCTTAGGGAAAAATTCGACGCATATGCGCGTCTTGCTCGTATTGATCGTCCAATCGGCACATTTCTATTGTTGTGGCCGTGTCTGATGGCCTTATGGTTGGCGGCGGGTGGTTTACCCAGTGCCAAAGTGCTGGTGATCTTTATCCTCGGGGTATTCATCATGCGCGCCTGTGGCTGCATTATTAACGATTACGCCGATCGCCATCTCGATACCCATGTTGAACGCACCAAGTCGCGGCCATTAGCCAGCGGTGAAGTCTCGGTTAAAGAAGCGCTGCTGCTGTTTGTGGTGTTGGGGCTGGTGGCTTTTGCGCTGGTGCTGATGCTCAATCCCTTGGTGGTTAAACTGTCCTATATCGGCATGGTGCTTACCATCATTTATCCCTTTACCAAACGCTTTACCAATATGCCGCAGATGTTTCTCGGCGTTGTTTGGAGCTGGTCAATTCCTATGGCTTATGCTGCACAAACTGGTGCAGTGCCCGCTGAAGCTTGGTGGTTGTTTGCGGCAAACTGGTTCTGGACCATCGCTTACGACACCATGTATGCCATGGTGGATCGCGATGATGACCTAAAAGTCGGTATCAAATCTACGGCGATTCTGTTTGGTAAATATGATAGGCAAATCATCGGGTTATTCCAGTTGGCGGCGCTCACCTGTTTTATGACCGCAGGTTTTGTGGCGGATCGCGGCCTGATGTATCTGATCGGTTTGCTGGCCTTTATCGGTTTCAGCCTGTATCAACAGCGGTTGATCTTTGGCCGTGAACGCGCGCCTTGCCTGAAGGCTTTTCTCAACAACAACTGGGCGGGTATGGCGTTATTTTTGGCATTAGGCATGGATTACCTGATGGGCGTGGCTATCT